The following is a genomic window from Nicotiana tabacum cultivar K326 chromosome 3, ASM71507v2, whole genome shotgun sequence.
GAGGGGTATGGAAATTGGCTTGGATATTATGTAGGCATCATGAACCATTAATGGGACCTACAAGATTAATGTTTTGGATATCCATATCTTTTGTTGACAGGCCCTTCAATTGAAATCTTTGTTGCCCAAAATGATTCCACTGTCAACCAATTATAAGTTTTTTGTTAAAAGGTTTATTGCACCATTGCTCCACTAACTTCATGTGCATTTGCAACTTACCACACAAGAGAGAAGAAAAGTTTCCAGTACACAGGATTAACATTTGCTAAGTTGATTCGGAGTTTTAGTTAGCAAAGTTGAAATTATCAAAGACAGATTTTGAAACTATAAGCCAGTGGATCGCTAAGGGGTTCCTCGTTGATAAATACTTATTTTCATCTGGTGTTTATACTAATccaataaatatataatatatgtcttTACAAATATGgttataattaaatcataattaattAGTACACATTGTTACCTCACGTTATCACTTTACCATGATAAGAGTTTGGTATAAATACTGGTGGGACTAAGTTTTTTACCTTCCTCGTTTAGTGTCTACAAGCCTAATTAGGTGAAGATGGtgctggatttttttttttttttgttacaagTGTAGACTACAGAAATTAAATTACTGGTCCtattgtgcaaaatttgaattcaaatCTTCGTGCATTTCAGTATGTTATTTGGTACAAAAAACATGGCATTTATGGCTTCGCATTGAGGAAGAACTTGTATATAGCTTGAATGCTCTTGTTACATCCACCCTCCTTAAATACCCCTAGTTGATCAACAGGCACCAAAAATGTCTAGACACAAACATGAACCAGTTTTATTTCTATTCTCTTTATTGTAGGTAATTGTTTGCTGTCATCATATAATATAAGCTAGGaagaaaataagtaaaaatcATCAGATGTGATAGGTCTTGAATAGAGAAGCAAACCTAATGTAGCATAATAAGAAAGGAAGATTAGGTGGGAGACCATTATTTATGACCTCATCCCAATTTTAATCATATTTCATTATTCCAGGTTACTACTACCAAACAAAAATAAACGACAAGAATAATGCATAAACTTCCACAATAGctcattatttatttatcagCCGGAGTGTATTAAAGTAATGATATAATTAGAAGACAATTGAGTTGCTACTTAAACTGATGCTAACCTGACGCGTTTTCGTTTTCCAGGTACAGTCTTCCAACATCAGATGTCCCAATTGGAGTTCCAAGTCAAAGTGGAATTGGAAAATGGTAAGAAAACTCTCAGCCTTAGCTGTGACATAGACATCAATAAAGTAGAAAAAAATCATAAGATTTCAATGTTTGAATGCTAAGCGACACAAAAATCactaaataatttttttcatttctgacTAAGTCTTTATGAGCAAAACTATTTATTACTTACAATTTTGTGATGATAGGAGATATCAAATACTCGTGGAATACTTGAGGTACCCACAAAGTGATTGAGAAGTTGCTGTTAATTAAAAAATCCTTGCATCAGATCCCTTCAGTTTGAGGTCAAAAGCACAATCATGAAAAGCCCTCTCACAGCACATTCACTTGATCCATTCTATTTTACGTCTTTTCTCTAACTACGACTTAAGTTCTTCTAACTTTTAATCATTACCACCCTATTAAAACTTATCTAAAGACTGTTTTTCTCTGCTTTTCTCCATATTTACCTCAACGTCTCCGTACCATATCCAAGCTTTGGTACTTTTTCCCCTTGTGGTATTGATTCAGGCATGGTCCCTTCTCCAATCTTATCAATCAAACATATACTAATAAAGTATAATATACCACCGACTTTGGTGTCAACCACGAGTTCGGGAGCTTGTGAAATATGGTGGTATTTagccaatttttttctttttaataaaatTGACAATTAGGAACCAACTTGCCGGCTTCATAATAAAGTATATAGTTGAAATGGTTCAGAAATATTAAATTCAATTCTATAAATTACTTGGATTCGGTCCATCCTAAAGGTGGTCACTTCTAGGATCAAGCCCCATTGTTGGCTAAATTTTGGTTTTAAATAGATTAATTAGCTTGGAGTCGAACAGCAAGCATTAAGTTTACCAGGTCTATGATTTAGTTAGGCATGAATTGTAATACAAAGATGATTTATGCAGTGATTAATGATAtcaggatatatatatataagtattgtTATACtataaataacaacaacaacaacgacccagtaaagtCCCACtaagtggggtttggggaaggtagtgtgtacgcagaccttatccttaCCCTGAtagggcagagaggttgtttccgatagatcctcAGCTCAGGAAGatgaaaataaaacaagaaaacaagaaaagacaGTAACCATAGAAATAATGACAGCATCCTAAAAACCATAAAATAGATGACATACAATAACCATAACCCACAACTAAGGTCTAGAGCTGTGGAAAACAGTAATGTTAGTTATACTATAAATAACGATGCAAAAATTATTATGCACAAATTACCTACATACCGTATAAGCACTTTTAGATACTCTTAGTCAGGTGTTACTAATACTCAATATTCTTATTCCACACAATGCATTAATAAAACGTTAAATTATAGTACTAGTAAAGCATAATTGTATACCGAAAACACCAATCTTGTATCAGTCATACTGAATTTTATACCAGGACTAAAAACATACTGAACTCAACAAACAAATTCTCAATGCTTAACTGAGACATTTGATAACAAATTCCACCAAATTTGACCTCCCTTGCTTAAAAGTATAACAAATATTTTATCACATAAAACAGCTACATTTGTAATAAACAGCAAAGGAGTTTATGATAGACATTCAGCTTCTactgtacaacaacaacaacaaaaaagacaTTTTTTCCTTTCCTCCAGGCAGTTGAACAATCTTAAAAAGTGTGAACTGCCTAAGGAACTTTCTCCTGCCATGCTATCCTTAATTTCTTGGGACTGAGGGCACTAATTGGGTTTGCCATTTTGTTTTGCTCCATCAACTAAAATTCCATGATCCTGTACAGTATAAACCTGACCCTTCTCAGCTAGAGCAAGTACGGTCATATTCCTTTCACTGAGAAATGAAGTCAATATCATGAATTTCTTCCTAAATCTTTCCCACTGAAATCTCCACTACCAAAAGATCCTGCTGCAGTTGCCATGTCTAGATTACTACCCATGGATGTTAGTAGAGCCGACAATCCAGGCGATGGACCGCCACTAGCAGCCATCCCTAATCCAAGAAGGTCAAGAGTAGGATGCTTGGGACCAAAAACAGAGGGAGTTCCCAACATTAATTCCTTTAGACCAGAACCAGCATCACAGGGTAGTCCAAGCCCAAGGCCTGCAGCCAATGATGCACCATTGGTTTCCATTGGTCTACCACTCCATTCTTGTTGTCCATTAGAAGGGGATGAGGAGGACATAACCCCAAGGCCCCTCAACAATGATGAGCTGGTTGCTGCTGCACCCATCTGAGCTGCCTTCTGCAGTAATGCTGTTGCAGACATGGCCGGTTGTGGTACTGGAGCATATTGCCTCCGCTCTTGTCCAGCTGGTCTAAATATTGATGAACCGTGACTCATTGCTAGGCAGAGAGATATTGGTTCTGCAGATGAAGGTGGTGCCATCTCAGGTACGCGTTCAGGAGCCACAGCTCGAAACAAGTCAGTGAATCCAGGAGCTTGAGATGGCATACTTCCTGAAGCTGTTGATGAAGCAAACAAGCTTCCAAAAACATTACTGCTAGTACTTCCATTACTACAAGAGCTACTACTGCTGCTACAACTTCCAGTCAAGCTTGCTAAAGCTGTTGTTTCCTCCATAACCTGTTTGCCAGCAGTTCCAGTAGAATTTGGGTTCGGATTCTCCCGCAACTCTGCAGAAACAATTATAGAAAGATAAAAAGTAGCATACTTATTTTAAGAAGCAGAGAAAGTTAAAACTTTTCATATAAAAGAATGTTATCTATAGCAAAAGTAGAATCAACAACAGTATCTGCACTTACATACTTATTTAAGTAGACCACCTATTTCTTTCTTTAGCCAATAGTTTCTCAGATTAAATcttcatttttaattattttacttgatttctttttgtttttttatttcagACCCTACTTCTATCTATAGGATTTGGACTGATTATAAAAGATTTCCTTTGTATAACGAGTAATAATACAGGAAAAAAAAACAAGGATCAATAAATGACAAAATTAACTAGACTCCAAGATAAAGAAAGAACAAAGCTCTTTTGTTTGGTATGTAACAACCACACAACCGACAAATTACAAATCCACaaaatttaaaacttcaaacatcaatTCAAAAAGGCACCTGGATTCTGAACAGAGGAAACAAATGATATCACGGTAGTTGACGGAGGAATAGCAGCAGGGGTTAAAGTCGTTGGAGCTGCAGGCGGAGGAAGAGCTGGTGGTAGTGGTTGAGACTCGGCGGCAGGTGGAGACGCCATCGGTGTAGGTGGTGGTGGTGATGATGAAGCAGCAATAGCTTGTGTCTTAGGTTCCTCATTAGTAACATTAGGAGGTTTCTCTGGTACTGCTTTTGCACTCTCTTGAGCTAATACATCACAAAAAGCCCTATGTGTGATAAAGCTATCCCTCCTATATAGTAGTATATATTATTAGCAAACAAAGTTCTCAACTTTAGAAACCAAATAAATTAAATTGCCACTACAAAAAGATTTATAGCAATAACCGTGAAAATTAAAAGGAGCATAAAGAATTCACCTTGAAAATAAAGTGCCACAATCACATTTATATTCTCTAGTACCACAAATCTTAGAATGAGCTTTTAAATCAGACTGAACTGCATATTTCTTAGAACACTTATCACATTTCCACTTCTTCTCACCATGTTTACGGCAGAAATGTTTCTTAATTCCGGTCAAATCACCCAATGCCCGTGAAGGATCGTGGTGAACACAAGTGGTTTCAGGGCAAACATAAACTCTCTTCTTCACCTCTTGGCTTGATCTCTGCCTTAGCTTCCATGGCAAATTATGACCCCTTCTATGAAGCTGCAAATTCTGGTCCCTTTGAAACCCTTTACTGcaaatttcacaaacaaatcTGTTCGTCGCTAGTAGAGTTTTAGGTGACAAAGCAATAACCTCTGCATCGGGATCTAATCAAaacaagaacaaaacaaaaaccctaaaaatcaaatctttacaGAATTTGGGAAATTGGGTTTATAAAAAATTGTAGTTAAACTAAATTTTACCTGGCATCCCAGGAAGATTTCTCTTTTTCTTAGCTGATTCTTTCTGTGGAGGAACTTGATTACCTGAAGAAGAAACACTTACTTCACCTGAGCCTGTTGAATCGTTCATGGCGGATGAGTTATCTGGGTCGGCCGGCATGATTAATTACTTCTTATTAGGGTTTTTTCGGGGGTAGCTAAAAAGGGAAATCTTTAGAACTTTCTGATTTTGCTTCCCTTTTTGCCGTATCTACCAGTCAATCTTTgctctttttttcctttattttttgtaACCAACTACCAGTTCTGATCAAACCAAGCTAAATTAGCAAATCACCATGACTTAGAATTAGCTCAAAACAAAGTAGACGAACAAAACCCAGATGTCAAAATCAACGGCGAAAGTCGCAAACTTTAAGCAAATAAGCTTGCTTATAACGAAAGCTGATGGAGATAAGTACCGGACCGGAAATGAGAAGGGGACCGGTAAGCAAGTCGGCGGCTCGGAAATCTAGAGAGAGGAAATTTAATGTGAGAACAGAGACTGCAAAAAGTCTACTGAGTCTTGGGTCTTTCACTCTTACTTTTCAAGAAcatgaagaaaaatatagaatAGAAATCATAGTAGGAGTAGTTAAGTACTTGTCGTTTACAGTGAAGTAAATAAATGTGTCTGAACTACGGAGAGGGATAAGGACGCCTACTGTATTATTATTGTTAGTAGTTGTTGTTCAAGACTTTAATGCTTtggtcttctttttttttgttgtaattCCTTAAATGCAGGTTACAATTTGACCATAGTCATCTATGAATTAAAAAAACGTGAGATGAgggataattttttttaataaaatgtaaattatttaattatgtatgtaattaaatttttattttcagtaTAAGATGTTCCTAattacttttactatttttttgaaattattttatagTGTTATATTTAACGTGGGATAACAATTTTGAAATAGTTAATTAAACAATCAAATGACAGAAGTacattttttaaagttttttatttttgaagaagattaaggttaaaattaaaaataaaaatttgtgtAATAAgattaaatagttttattttttgaccTTAAATAGGTTTTTGAGCTTTATTAGCACTCACCTTTAAACCCAACCCTAAGATCAACAATCTTAATTGTCATGGGACCATATATTCTTTCACAATAGCAATATATTCAGTATAATCGTTATGGGACAATCTAtccttttatttaaaatatatatatatatatatatttcaacccATAGTTTGACATAAATTaaacaaatttaaaatttattttttatctatGTGTTCTCGCATAATTTTACCGTAACTATTAagattaaaataaattatttaatttaatataaatatcaAGTACCTATAAGAATTTACTGTAGTATTAATAACAGGAGCTGTCGTATGATTTTTCAAGAGACTGTATACTTTATTCGACTCAGCTTACTATCACGTCTACATTTCTCCTCCACTCAATTTTCAATCATCAGTCAATATTCAATAGGCCAAATATATATACTCTTACAACACATCCAACTTGGTACCATTTTTCATTTTGGTACTTTATCTCTAGCTTATTCCATTTTGGCTTTCTATTTCTTATATTCCACTTTAACACAAAAGCTAAAATCAATACAAAAAATATAACGCATGTCTATACACAAATCTAAGATgtaataaatatccaattaaatATTGCTACCTGATCTTTTTTATTCATATCAAATGAGTCAATGCTAAAATACTTGAACCCGACCATATTTTTTCTGGGTTTATTTCATCTAAACGGGCCAGGTATGAAATCGGCAGATGAAAGCTTTGAAACTTAGAGAATGAAGATGGGGCAATAGTGGATGAAAAATACGGTGCGGTTTAAATATTTTAGTATTTACCCGTTTTACATGGATAAAAAATCCGGTGGCAATATTTAATTAGATATTTATTGCACATTAGATTTGTGTATACACACACTATATTTTTTGCATTGGTTTCGGCTTTTGTGTTAAAGTGGAACATAAGAAATAGAGTTGGAGGGCCAAAACAAAACATATAGAATAGAGTTGGAAGACCAAAATAAAATAAGGTAGAGATAAAGTGCCGAAATAAAAAATGATGACAAGTTGGATGGGTTGTATCTGTATTCGCCCTATTCAATATTCTATCTCCCTCTTTCTTTGCATTTACAATTAGCCCCTCTTCCACATACATCAACATTTAACTTTTTGTATTGtcccaaaaaaggaaaaagtggAAAAAATGCTAAAAATTGAAACTGACTGAACTTGCATCTGATTTGGTAAGTTTGGCAAAACAAACTTTAATACTATAAATGTTTTCTCATAAACAAGAACTGACTCAATCTAATCACAAACATTCCTAGTCCCCACGGCTTGGGGAGTCCAAGTAGCAATGGTCAATTTGCAACAACTTAGAGAAGAGAGCAGCTGGGCTTTGGAGTTGTAAATGTgttttcttttttcactttttaccacaaaaagaaaaaaaaaaggaaattattTCCAGccaaatatggagtaaaagagtttatacactaaaaaaaaaataatggtgTTTGGTTGACAAAATTATTCGAAAGAAAAATTCTAACACTTTTGAAAGCATACGCCATCTTAATGTTGACTGATGAATGGGAAAAATGATGGTCCCTTTGTTGAATTAAGGTTAAAAAATAAGGGGTCGTTTAGTAGGGTGTATAAGGATAATTTTGAATATGATGTATTAATGGAGGAATTAGTAATGTTGAGATTAATTATATTGGAATTATATATTTCTTATCGACCGTAGGATTTGAAAAGggttttgaaagaacaattatgTCTTTATACATGCTTATCCATGTATAAAAACCAATGGCATTGTCAATGTCATGATTTGCTACGTATAAGAAATagtagaagaattaacccaaatagacACTCATCCAATTACTTAAACTTAAAATAGTCGGTGGGTTTATGTACTATTATATGTGTAATGTGTATAAtgaatgtataatctatgtatatggctagaaaaaataaacaatgatCGTAGATGACTATTTGTTTAAAGATACCATAATAATACTGAATAGGGTGTAACTAATACAAATATTAGTTAATATAGATTGAAAAATACTACCGAACAAGGAATTAATAATAACAAAgctaataaatatattattttccttAATACATTTTAAGAGTTGCCTAGAGCGAAAATAAACCAAACTTTCTTTATAAGTAAGCTTTCTTCCAAATATGAAAATTCAACGTGCTGTTACTTCCGGTAATTGAACATTTGTTACTAATGTCCCAATCCTAAATTAATACTTGGCCTTTTAGTAGGATTACAATAATCACATAATTAGTCTAAGTGTGTTTCTTCCTTATCACGCCAAGGTTTGAGGTAAAGAGTCTATTTCCTTCATTAAGCAATTAAACTGCACAATAGGATGCAATTATTCCTTCtgttcaattttgtgatattatTTGATTGTACGGAAATGATAGTTGAAGAATATTTATAAGAAATGATCgaaaaattaatttgttcttctATCTTTTTTAGCCGAGGGTTTATCGAAAACAATTTCTCTACCCTCCATAAACCCCACTTGTAGGATTacactaaacttttgttattggTGTTGTTGATCGAAAAATTAATTTGACGGAGAAAACGACACATAAACGTTTAAAATTGAAATACTTGAATTTGAAATTATTAAAGGTCTATGAAAAAGAGGCGGTGTCTAATATTTAGAGATAGCTAAAAATAAGAATCATATAGAAACAACCATACCTTCTAATTCGTTTGCCTAAAactggaagaaaaaaaaactattgagcCAATATATTTTTCACTAACAGATTACTTGAATGCTGTGTTGATAGCAAAAGTCGTCGATAATCTTTTACAACAATAAGGCGGGGTCTAGGGATAATAGTGTGTACGTATATTTTCTTACCTTGAGAAGATAGATAAGTTATTTATGATAGACCCTAGGATCAAGGAAAGACTAAAAAAAGGTAATAATAACAAGATTGTAATAAAATCAAAGTGAAAGAAATAACatgtaataataaaaattaaaaaataatacaacacaaaTACTAATACTACTAGTAGAAAAAAGAGAAATACTCAGATTACCTATTAATCTTTTGCCCTAATCTCAacaatcttttcttttttctttttcttttactaaaTGTTGGAGACACAGCTATTTGCCAGAGGACATGTTACTTGTAATACTAGTCCAAGAATGACTTGTCCATTTCATACTTCAAATAAAGAGGCTCAGCTGACTCAAAAGATAAAAGTTCTAGGAAAGTGTCGAGTAGCACTTCTCTTGAGAAGGACCATAGgaatatttaaaagcaataaatttcatttgaaatttcaacttaatttcaaaatttctccttttctttttcattttgaaatcAGTTATTTCCTGTTTAAGTCAATTATTTTTTTGGAGGCTTCTTCCTTGTATTAATCTTTACTAAACTtggaatttcaaaaatattatctAATTTAAAGGAATTTGTATATAGGTGACGCGCGCAAAACACAACACATAATTGATACTCGCTAATCAaagatagtataatataatatcgcctccacagggattggatttaaacaccGTTTGAGTAATTATTGATTTAATTGCTATTTAGGAAGATCAACACTTGAGTAAATGATTATAAACTAAGTTTAACTACTAAAATAAAGCAATTGACAATTGACAGCAAGGAGCTAGAGATTCGCAGAGTtggtttcttatcaatgtgaggaATAAAGATTtgacaggataggtgcaagataactatttgggatttaactctagtttaattcactttaatgttctaatgattctcacgaattcattcgatgattagttcaaacgtatagtcaagactcctctctcgattaaatcttaactctagGAGGTGCACTAATATAAGCACTGTGAAGTGTGCAAGCAAGCGTTAATGGATTAGTCCttaggaaaacgtctctcgaatattctcctaacttgatttaatcaacaattcaataaactttttcgattacttaaga
Proteins encoded in this region:
- the LOC107769684 gene encoding zinc finger protein GAI-ASSOCIATED FACTOR 1, producing the protein MPADPDNSSAMNDSTGSGEVSVSSSGNQVPPQKESAKKKRNLPGMPDPDAEVIALSPKTLLATNRFVCEICSKGFQRDQNLQLHRRGHNLPWKLRQRSSQEVKKRVYVCPETTCVHHDPSRALGDLTGIKKHFCRKHGEKKWKCDKCSKKYAVQSDLKAHSKICGTREYKCDCGTLFSRRDSFITHRAFCDVLAQESAKAVPEKPPNVTNEEPKTQAIAASSSPPPPTPMASPPAAESQPLPPALPPPAAPTTLTPAAIPPSTTVISFVSSVQNPELRENPNPNSTGTAGKQVMEETTALASLTGSCSSSSSSCSNGSTSSNVFGSLFASSTASGSMPSQAPGFTDLFRAVAPERVPEMAPPSSAEPISLCLAMSHGSSIFRPAGQERRQYAPVPQPAMSATALLQKAAQMGAAATSSSLLRGLGVMSSSSPSNGQQEWSGRPMETNGASLAAGLGLGLPCDAGSGLKELMLGTPSVFGPKHPTLDLLGLGMAASGGPSPGLSALLTSMGSNLDMATAAGSFGSGDFSGKDLGRNS